The sequence below is a genomic window from Falsibacillus pallidus.
CGTGGATGCCTTCCGGATAGATTTCACTCACCAGCGGGTTCTTTTTTTCATGTCGGTATTCATTCCAAACCGTAATGTGCATTTTGATTTTCCACCTTTTCTATAGTTGTATGTACAGGTTGACCCACTTTAACTATTCGTTGTGCAAACGGTTTTCTCCTTTGAATATAGGGAAAAAATTGTCGGAAATTCATAGAAATCCAGAACAGATTCACAGATTCCTTTATTCTCCCATATCTTAATGACGAAACTATTTAGGGAGCTGTTCTGAGAATGATTATGGAGCCTCAAAATAGGTCGTTCACCTCATCTAAAGAAACCACCATCACAGTCACAGGTGAAGGATCGATAAAAGCGTCGCCGGATACCGTCCTCCTCTCTTTAGGAGTCATCACCGAGAATAAAGATTTGGCCGCCGCCCAGAGCGAAAATGCCCAGCAGACAACCAGTGTCATCGATGCCATTGGTAAAATGGGAATTCCTCGGGAAAATATTCAAACTAAAGATTATAATATCTATCCTCAATACGATTATATTGAAGGAAAGCAGATTTTAAGAGGCTACCAGGTTAACCACCAGCTTGCAGTCACTATCCGTACACCTGAGATTACTGGCAAACTGATCGACCAGGCTGTTGCTAGCGGTGCAAACACGGTTCAAAATATCCAATTCCTCGTTTCTAATTCAGAGGGGTATTATCAAAAAGCACTGGAGCTTGCCTTGAATGATGCCACTCAAAAGGCGAAAACCATCTCCGCTTCACTCGGGAAGGATACGGCCCCAACGCCTATTAAAATTGTGGAGCAGTCCCGCGCTGTTGCAGAACCGATTCCCATCGCGTTTGCCCAGGCAGCAAAAAGCTCCACGCCAATTGAAGCAGGGAAAAATCTCATTACTGCAACACTATTGGTGGAATATAAGTTGTAAAGAATAAAAGCTGCATGGAAATAGCACCAGCAGCTTTTTGTCTTTCATTCTATTATTTTGAAATATTTCCTTCACTGAACAAGGCAACACTGTAATCAAATAATTGGGGAGTCATGATCCCTTTTTGAACGGCGGGGTCATTTTCCATGATTTCTGCAGCTTCTTCCTTTGATTCGGCTTCAAATACTACGATTCCCATAGTTGATTCATCCATTGGGGACGTCCTACCAGCCATGATCAGTTTTCCTTCTTCTTTTAACTTCACAAGCACACTGAAATGTTCGCTGACAATCTCATTTTCTTTCTCCGTCCAGTTGGCTTCAACCAATAACGAAGGAATCAATTTTAATACATACATATATTGCTGTCTCATATTCTCCCACCCTATCTTTTCTTTTGCTATAGTATGATTGTAAAGATTTTCAATCAATTTCAGCAAATACAAAAGATGATGGACGGAGGGATATTCATGAAAACAGAAAAAGAAAAAATGATTGCAGGGGAAATGTACATTGCTGCAGATCCTGAATTGATCCAAGGCAGGACGGAAGCTCGGAGGCTGACAGCCCTTTTCAATTCCCCATTTGAAAAAGAAGATGGCGAGAACACACGAATCTTGAAGCAGCTGTTTGGCTCAACTGGAGAAAATATTTATATGGAACCGAATTTCCGATGCGACTATGGATACAACATTCATGTCGGTGAAAACTTCTATGCCAACTTTGATTGTGTGATGCTCGACGTCTGTCCCATCACATTCGGCGATAACTGTATGCTCGCACCAGGCGTCCATATTTATACAGCGACCCATCCCCTTCATCCGGACGAAAGGAATTCCGGGAAAGAGTTCGGCAAGCCCGTGACAATCGGCGATAATGTATGGATTGGCGGCGGCGCCATCATCAACCCTGGCGTCACGATTGGAGATAATGCGGTAATCGCAGCCGGTGCCGTCGTAGTGAAAAATGTACCGGATAATGCCGTTGTTGGAGGTAACCCTGCCAAAGTCATAAAAATGATTGATTTGTGATGGCTGTTGGTGCAAGCGATTGCGCATAAAAACCGGGAAGTGACAGTCACGACCCGGTTTTTGTCGAATGAAAGGTCCCTGCACTTTTACAGGCTCCTTCAATTATATTTCGATATCGATTAGTGAAAATTCATTTACGTTTGCCAGTCCCCTATTGGTGATCCGGATTTCCGGGATGACAGGAAGTGCTATGAGGGAGAATGTCATGAATGGTGCATGAAGGGAACAGCCCAGCTGCTTCCATGCCTCTTCCAAGCCTCTCGCCTCTTCCACTACTTGTTCGAGCGGCTTATCGGACATCAAGCCGGCAATCGGCATCGGAATTTTCCCAATGATTTTGCCGTCTTCCACAACAATCATCCCGCCTCTGATCTCTGCAATTGAGTTGGCGGCAAAAGCCATGTCTTCTTCATTCGTTCCCATGACAATCAAATTATGGCTGTCATGAGCGACAGTTGAAGCAACCGCTCCTTTTTTCAATTGGAATCCGTGGACAAATGCATTTGAAATTTCGCCGCTCCCTTTATGCCTCTCGATGCAGGCTAACCGGATGATATCCTGCTCGATATCCGGCTTGATGATGCCTTCTACAACAGATAACTCTGCCTCCATCTTTACCGTTCTTGCACTGTTTTCGATAGCTTTTATCACATTAACCTTAGTATTTTCTTTTTGATATTTGCTCTTCAATCGAAAATCTTCAGGAGTCAGTTTTCTTTTTAACCGGACAGAATCTTTAATATGGGCAGGGTAGTCGAATTGAGGAAAATCAATGGTAATCGCTCCATTTTCCACTACCACCTCCCCATCGCAAATAACTGTCGATGGAACCATATCCTTTAGATCTTCCATTATCAGGATATCCGCGCATTTGCCTGGTGCCAGGCTTCCAATATCTTTTTCCATATGAAAGTATCGGGCAGGACTGATAGTTGCCATGCTGATGGCTTCAACCGGATCGACACCTTCTTCAATCGCCCTTCTTACGACATGGTTCAGATGCCCTTTTTCAACGAGCGTCTGAGGATAAACATCATCGGTGACGAGCGAGATGTTTTCTGTATTGACTCCATCTTCAGTCACCACTTTAATGACTTCCTTCACATCCTGCCATGCAGATCCTTCCCTGATCATAAGATGCATGCCAGCCCGCAATTTTGCCAGTCCATCTTCTTTCGCCACTGTTTCGTGATCGGATGTCACTCCTGCTGCCATATATGCCTGAAGCATTCTCTCCTCTGTACTCGGGAAGTGGCCGGTCACGGTTTTCCCTGCAGCCAACGTTGCTGAAATTTCGCCGCTCATTAAAGAATCCCCATACACTACACCTGGAAAGTTCATAACTTCTCCAAGTCCGGCGGTACGCTCCCATGTCAAACCTTCTTTGATATTTTCCACTCCGAGTGACGCCCCGGCATCCTCTAAATCCAGGGTTGCAGGCACGCACGAAGGAATCGTGGTGAACACTTTCAGAGGGAGCTTGCCGCCTTCATCGTGCATGAGTTTAACACCTTCCATCCCAAACACATTGGCAATTTCATGCGGGTCCATGAAAATCCCTGTGGTCCCTTTTACAAGAGCCGCTTTTGAAAATTCCGTCACACTCAGCATCGTACTTTCAACATGCATATGTCCGTCAAGAAGCCCCGGCACAAGGAACTTGTCAGCCGCCTCAATGACTTTTGTATCCGTCCCGATTGTATGGTCTGCATTTCCAATAAACGCAATTCTCCCCTCGGTTATGGCGATATCCATCCCATCAAGGATTTCCTTTGTATATACATTGACGAGCCGGCCGTTTTGGATGACCATATCTGCCGGTCTTTTACCGATGGCGGTTTGGGCTAACAGATCTTTTACCTCTATGAGTTCTTTACGTTTCTTCCAATCCATGGCTGCATCTCTCCCTATCTCTCCCTTTAGTTAAAAACAAACAAAAAAAGACTGAACCGAAAACCTTCGCATCCTCTAGTGTTTTCAGCATTCCTGCCAATTATCCCGATAAGCGGAAATGACAAGAAAAGAGGTATGGCCGGCTGTCTGGTCCAGTCTTAAAAAGAGAAGAGAATCATGCATAAATAAGCATGAGTCTTCCATTTTTAGTAGTCGGATCATTTACGGAAATCCGGTAGAGACGCCTGAGCCATATCCTCAGGTATATACTAAAACGCGCTATTAAATTTTAATGGCTATTATAACGGGAAATGCTGCCTAAGGTCAATGAGAAAACTCAGGAACCCGCCAGCTCCTTGACTTTTTTCGTGCAGCTTTCCATTGCGGCTAAAACAGCGCCGCGGAATTGTTCTTTTTCCAATGTGGAAACCGCTTCGATCGTGGCCCCGCCAGGTGAGCAGACCTGATCCTTCAGTTCCCCTGGGTGAATGCCTGTATCTAGGACCATTTTAGCGGCTCCGAGAACAGCCTGAGCAGCAAGCCTGTATGCCTGCTGTCGCGGCAATCCCTGTTTCACGCCGCCATCTGCCAAAGCTTCGATGAACATGAAAACATATGCAGGAGAGGATCCGCTGATCGCTGGGATGGCATCCATCAAATATTCCGGCACCAGTTCTGCTTTTCCAAAGCTTTCGAATAAAGCCGTGACAATCTTGAGATCCTCTTCATCGAGAAGGTCATTCGGGCATAGCGCGCTAAGTCCTTCCCCTACAAGAGACGGAGTGTTCGGCATCGACCTGACCGCCTTGATTTTCTTCCCGAAAGCATTTTTCAGCGATCCCAAAGTGATGCCTGCCGCAATGCTGACAATGATTGTGTCACTGTCGACTGCATCCTTCACCTGCTGGATGACACCATTGTATTGGTCAGGCTTCACTGCAAGGAATAGGACATCGGCAAATTTTGCGACCTCTTCGTTATGGGTGGTGACATTTATTTGAAAAGCTCCCTTTACTTTGGAGAGCGTTGTGTCGGTAAATGCGCTGGCCATGATATTCCCGGCAGGCACCGTATTGGATTGAATCATTCCTCCGATCATGGCTTGTGCCATATTTCCGCTTCCGATAAAACCTACTTTTTTATTCAAAAGAATCACTTCCTGTCTTTTCAGTAATCTTATTCTGGAAATCGATAATCATTACGATCATTTCAGTTTCTCTAAGATTGTACATTCTTGTACATTTCATTGCAAAAAAAAGAAAAGAGGCTGTATTGGAAATTTACAGCCTCTTTCGTTAATTAGATTAGCCACTACAGATTTTTAAAATCAGGAATGGCTTTTTCTTCTATTATTTGATAGGAGACTTAGCTTTAAGTCCAGGGCAGCTTTTTCCGGGTTTTTTGCATGGCTGATGGCGGATATGAGTGAGATTCCGTCTGCACCTGTTTCCATTACAGCCGCCGCATTCTCAGCGGTGATTCCTCCAATGCCGACGATTGGAATGGAAATCCCTGCTTTCCTGATTTCTTTGATCAACGCCCCGCCGTTTGGAGGCTTCGCATCTTCTTTTGATTCTGTCGGGAAAATTGGACCTATCCCCAGGTAGTCTGCTCCGTATTCAATTGCCTTGCGGACTTCATCCATCGTATGGGCCGAAACGCCAAGTATTTTATCCCCTATTTTGCGTCTGACCTGATCCGCTTTTTCATCGTCTTGTCCGACATGAACTCCGTTGGCATCGATCGCTAATGCCAAGTCGACATCATCATTGACGATAAATGGAACCGAATGGATTTTACAAAGCTTCATCAGATTCCGGGCAAGCTCCTCTTTCGCTAAGTCGCTTAGGGAGCCCCTCCCTTTTTCTCGGAATTGGAACATCGTGATTCCTCCGCTGATGGCCTGCTCCAATACCTCAAGTGGGACGCTGTTTGTATTCTGGGTGCCCATGATGAAATAAAGCTGGAGCATCTCTTTCATCTTGTTCGCTTGGATTCTCATGAATGATTCTCCCTGCTTCTGTTTTTCCGGTTGAATGCCCAGTGGTTTGTAGGTCCGTGACCTTTTCCGATATCAAGGGAATCCTC
It includes:
- a CDS encoding SIMPL domain-containing protein, which codes for MIMEPQNRSFTSSKETTITVTGEGSIKASPDTVLLSLGVITENKDLAAAQSENAQQTTSVIDAIGKMGIPRENIQTKDYNIYPQYDYIEGKQILRGYQVNHQLAVTIRTPEITGKLIDQAVASGANTVQNIQFLVSNSEGYYQKALELALNDATQKAKTISASLGKDTAPTPIKIVEQSRAVAEPIPIAFAQAAKSSTPIEAGKNLITATLLVEYKL
- the thiE gene encoding thiamine phosphate synthase, translating into MRIQANKMKEMLQLYFIMGTQNTNSVPLEVLEQAISGGITMFQFREKGRGSLSDLAKEELARNLMKLCKIHSVPFIVNDDVDLALAIDANGVHVGQDDEKADQVRRKIGDKILGVSAHTMDEVRKAIEYGADYLGIGPIFPTESKEDAKPPNGGALIKEIRKAGISIPIVGIGGITAENAAAVMETGADGISLISAISHAKNPEKAALDLKLSLLSNNRRKSHS
- a CDS encoding YciI family protein, which codes for MRQQYMYVLKLIPSLLVEANWTEKENEIVSEHFSVLVKLKEEGKLIMAGRTSPMDESTMGIVVFEAESKEEAAEIMENDPAVQKGIMTPQLFDYSVALFSEGNISK
- a CDS encoding maltose acetyltransferase domain-containing protein; protein product: MKTEKEKMIAGEMYIAADPELIQGRTEARRLTALFNSPFEKEDGENTRILKQLFGSTGENIYMEPNFRCDYGYNIHVGENFYANFDCVMLDVCPITFGDNCMLAPGVHIYTATHPLHPDERNSGKEFGKPVTIGDNVWIGGGAIINPGVTIGDNAVIAAGAVVVKNVPDNAVVGGNPAKVIKMIDL
- the ade gene encoding adenine deaminase: MDWKKRKELIEVKDLLAQTAIGKRPADMVIQNGRLVNVYTKEILDGMDIAITEGRIAFIGNADHTIGTDTKVIEAADKFLVPGLLDGHMHVESTMLSVTEFSKAALVKGTTGIFMDPHEIANVFGMEGVKLMHDEGGKLPLKVFTTIPSCVPATLDLEDAGASLGVENIKEGLTWERTAGLGEVMNFPGVVYGDSLMSGEISATLAAGKTVTGHFPSTEERMLQAYMAAGVTSDHETVAKEDGLAKLRAGMHLMIREGSAWQDVKEVIKVVTEDGVNTENISLVTDDVYPQTLVEKGHLNHVVRRAIEEGVDPVEAISMATISPARYFHMEKDIGSLAPGKCADILIMEDLKDMVPSTVICDGEVVVENGAITIDFPQFDYPAHIKDSVRLKRKLTPEDFRLKSKYQKENTKVNVIKAIENSARTVKMEAELSVVEGIIKPDIEQDIIRLACIERHKGSGEISNAFVHGFQLKKGAVASTVAHDSHNLIVMGTNEEDMAFAANSIAEIRGGMIVVEDGKIIGKIPMPIAGLMSDKPLEQVVEEARGLEEAWKQLGCSLHAPFMTFSLIALPVIPEIRITNRGLANVNEFSLIDIEI
- the proC gene encoding pyrroline-5-carboxylate reductase, which codes for MNKKVGFIGSGNMAQAMIGGMIQSNTVPAGNIMASAFTDTTLSKVKGAFQINVTTHNEEVAKFADVLFLAVKPDQYNGVIQQVKDAVDSDTIIVSIAAGITLGSLKNAFGKKIKAVRSMPNTPSLVGEGLSALCPNDLLDEEDLKIVTALFESFGKAELVPEYLMDAIPAISGSSPAYVFMFIEALADGGVKQGLPRQQAYRLAAQAVLGAAKMVLDTGIHPGELKDQVCSPGGATIEAVSTLEKEQFRGAVLAAMESCTKKVKELAGS